In Patagioenas fasciata isolate bPatFas1 chromosome 20, bPatFas1.hap1, whole genome shotgun sequence, a genomic segment contains:
- the TMEM250 gene encoding transmembrane protein 250, which yields MPVIPIPRRVRSFHGPHTTCLHSACGPVRTTHLVRTKYNNFDIYLKSRWMYGFIRFLLYFSCSLFTSILWVSLSVLFCLQYLGIRIFLRFQYKLSIILLLLGRRRVDFSLMNELLIYGIHVTMLLVGGLGWCFMVFVDM from the coding sequence ATGCCTGTGATCCCCATTCCCCGCCGGGTCCGCTCGTTCCACGGCCCCCACACGACCTGCCTGCACTCGGCCTGCGGCCCGGTGAGGACCACGCACTTGGTGCGTACCAAGTACAACAACTTTGACATCTATCTCAAATCCCGATGGATGTACGGATTCATCCGGTTCCTGCTGTACTTCAGCTGCAGCCTCTTTACCTCCATCCTCTGGGTGTCACTCTCGGTCTTGTTTTGCCTTCAGTACCTCGGCATCCGGATCTTTCTGCGTTTCCAGTACAAACTCTCCATCATCCTCCTCTTGCTGGGGCGAAGGCGAGTGGACTTCAGCCTCATGAATGAACTGCTCATCTACGGGATTCACGTGACCATGCTGCTAGTGGGGGGGCTGGGATGGTGTTTCATGGTATTTGTGGATATGTAA